A genomic window from Lutra lutra chromosome 17, mLutLut1.2, whole genome shotgun sequence includes:
- the ACP4 gene encoding testicular acid phosphatase isoform X1, with translation MRRHREVFRHGDRAPLASYPTDPHKEAIAAVWPRGLGQLTGEGVRQQLELGRFLRSRYEAFLSPEYRREEVYVRSTDFDRTLESAQANLAGLFPEAAPGRPEAAWRPIPVHTVPVTEDKLLRFPMRSCPRYHELLREATEAAEYQTALEGWTDFLTHLENVTGLLLVGEPLRRAWKVLDTLICQQAHGLPLPSWASPKVLRTLAQISALDIGAHVGPPRAAEKAQLTGGILLDAILANFSRAQHLGLPLKMVMYSAHDSTLLALQGALGLYDGHTPPYAACLGFEFRRRLGDPDEDAGNVTISLFYRNDSTGLPLPLSLPGCPGACPLARFRQLTAPARPPAHGVPCHGSHEPATPAATVVPLLAGAVAVLAALSVGLGLLAWRPSCLRAWGGPV, from the exons atgaggaggcacagagag GTGTTCCGCCACGGTGACCGGGCCCCGCTGGCCTCCTACCCCACGGACCCACACAAGGAGGCGATCGCAGCTGTGTGGCCGAGAGGCCTGGGACAGCTGACAGGG GAGGGGGTCCGCCAGCAGCTGGAGCTGGGACGGTTCCTGAGGAGCCGCTATGAGGCCTTTCTGAGCCCGGAGTACCGGCGGGAGGAG GTGTATGTTCGCAGCACTGACTTTGACCGCACGCTGGAGAGTGCTCAGGCCAACCTCGCAGGGCTGTTCCCTGAGGCTGCCCCGGGACGCCCAGAGGCTGCCTGGAGGCCCATCCCGGTGCACACAGTACCCGTCACCGAGGACAAG ctGCTGAGGTTCCCCATGCGCAGCTGTCCCCGATACCATGAGCTGCTAAGAGAGGCCACAGAGGCGGCGGAGTACCAGACTGCCCTGGAGGGCTGGACC GACTTCCTGACTCATCTGGAGAACGTCACCGGGCTGTTGTTGGTTGGAGAGCCGCTCCGCAGGGCATGGAAGGTTCTAGACACACTGATATGCCAG cAAGCCCATGGTCTTCCCCTCCCATCCTGGGCTTCTCCGAAAGTCCTACGGACCCTAGCCCAGATCTCAGCTTTGGATATTGGGGCCCACGTGGGTCCACCCCGAGCAGCCGAGAAGGCCCAGCTGACAGGGG GGATCCTGCTGGATGCCATCCTTGCCAACTTCTCTCGGGCCCAGCACCTGGGGCTGCCCCTCAAGATGGTTATGTACTCAGCT CACGACAGCACCCTGCTGGccctccagggagccctgggtCTCTACGATGGGCACACCCCACCGTATGCTGCCTGCCTCGGCTTTGAATTCCGGAGGCGCCTCGGGGACCCGGATGAAGATGCAGG GAATGTCACCATCTCCCTCTTCTACCGCAACGACTCCACCGGactgcccctgcccctcagcctccCCGGGTGCCCAGGCGCCTGCCCGCTAGCCCGCTTCCGCCAGCTCACTGCCCCGGCCCGGCCTCCAGCTCACGGGGTCCCCTGCCATGGCTCCCATGAGCCTGCCACCCCTGCAG CCACTGTGGTGCCCCTGCTGGCCGGGGCTGTGGCAGTGCTGGCCGCGCTCAGTGTGGGGCTGGGCCTGCTGGCCTGGAGACCCAGCTGCCTGCGGGCCTGGGGGGGCCCTGTGTGA
- the ACP4 gene encoding testicular acid phosphatase isoform X2: protein MRRHREEGVRQQLELGRFLRSRYEAFLSPEYRREEVYVRSTDFDRTLESAQANLAGLFPEAAPGRPEAAWRPIPVHTVPVTEDKLLRFPMRSCPRYHELLREATEAAEYQTALEGWTDFLTHLENVTGLLLVGEPLRRAWKVLDTLICQQAHGLPLPSWASPKVLRTLAQISALDIGAHVGPPRAAEKAQLTGGILLDAILANFSRAQHLGLPLKMVMYSAHDSTLLALQGALGLYDGHTPPYAACLGFEFRRRLGDPDEDAGNVTISLFYRNDSTGLPLPLSLPGCPGACPLARFRQLTAPARPPAHGVPCHGSHEPATPAATVVPLLAGAVAVLAALSVGLGLLAWRPSCLRAWGGPV from the exons atgaggaggcacagagag GAGGGGGTCCGCCAGCAGCTGGAGCTGGGACGGTTCCTGAGGAGCCGCTATGAGGCCTTTCTGAGCCCGGAGTACCGGCGGGAGGAG GTGTATGTTCGCAGCACTGACTTTGACCGCACGCTGGAGAGTGCTCAGGCCAACCTCGCAGGGCTGTTCCCTGAGGCTGCCCCGGGACGCCCAGAGGCTGCCTGGAGGCCCATCCCGGTGCACACAGTACCCGTCACCGAGGACAAG ctGCTGAGGTTCCCCATGCGCAGCTGTCCCCGATACCATGAGCTGCTAAGAGAGGCCACAGAGGCGGCGGAGTACCAGACTGCCCTGGAGGGCTGGACC GACTTCCTGACTCATCTGGAGAACGTCACCGGGCTGTTGTTGGTTGGAGAGCCGCTCCGCAGGGCATGGAAGGTTCTAGACACACTGATATGCCAG cAAGCCCATGGTCTTCCCCTCCCATCCTGGGCTTCTCCGAAAGTCCTACGGACCCTAGCCCAGATCTCAGCTTTGGATATTGGGGCCCACGTGGGTCCACCCCGAGCAGCCGAGAAGGCCCAGCTGACAGGGG GGATCCTGCTGGATGCCATCCTTGCCAACTTCTCTCGGGCCCAGCACCTGGGGCTGCCCCTCAAGATGGTTATGTACTCAGCT CACGACAGCACCCTGCTGGccctccagggagccctgggtCTCTACGATGGGCACACCCCACCGTATGCTGCCTGCCTCGGCTTTGAATTCCGGAGGCGCCTCGGGGACCCGGATGAAGATGCAGG GAATGTCACCATCTCCCTCTTCTACCGCAACGACTCCACCGGactgcccctgcccctcagcctccCCGGGTGCCCAGGCGCCTGCCCGCTAGCCCGCTTCCGCCAGCTCACTGCCCCGGCCCGGCCTCCAGCTCACGGGGTCCCCTGCCATGGCTCCCATGAGCCTGCCACCCCTGCAG CCACTGTGGTGCCCCTGCTGGCCGGGGCTGTGGCAGTGCTGGCCGCGCTCAGTGTGGGGCTGGGCCTGCTGGCCTGGAGACCCAGCTGCCTGCGGGCCTGGGGGGGCCCTGTGTGA
- the LOC125089667 gene encoding Friend virus susceptibility protein 1-like isoform X1 produces the protein MDVYPSSFHCFRCIFKLRDHPLRPHLGGSSRDQRAAPSLCLVLLRRPLRASCCCLQGTAVTMAERALALTQIRRGDRYYTYTELLAISRRFKQNPNELMITWILRVYDQGGPALSLNSGELALLGDLTSDAIFNYRCKTLRGGCKSLLTWLLLAWRQRWESFLHFEATELPFRPWTTMEEGIQLVRELGMLDWIYREPPSPPAGEQGLRPAPEDVPFTQGLQRRLLTAAPSELRLSLVSLLVKGMTVLEAVMEIQTIADVGLLWRQSQPGRAKLMLGPNPTRKDLTGWLLSHGVPKETVDKQPTKVLLELYIKEAKRSRSHPAYMLGDEQPPPPPYSDQACGEEPPVPVHHD, from the exons ATGGATGTGTACCCTAGCAGCTTTCATTGCTTCCG GTGTATCTTCAAGCTGAGGGACCACCCACTACGACCTCATCTTG GTGGTTCCTCCAGGGATCAAAGAGCCGCACCATCCCTGTGCTTG GTCCTGCTGCGGCGCCCCCTCCGGGCTTCCTGCTGTTGCCTGCAGGGGACAGCCGTGACCATGGCTGAGAGAGCACTGGCACTCACCCAGATAAGGCGGGGGGACCGTTACTACACGTACACCGAGCTCCTGGCCATCTCACGGCGCTTCAAGCAGAACCCCAATGAGCTCATGATCACCTGGATCCTGCGCGTGTATGACCAGGGGGGCCCGGCCCTGTCCCTGAATTCTGGAGAGCTGGCCCTGCTGGGCGACCTGACCAGCGATGCCATCTTCAACTACCGCTGTAAGACCCTGCGGGGCGGCTGCAAGTCACTGCTCACCTGGCTGCTGCTGGCCTGGCGCCAGCGCTGGGAATCTTTCCTGCACTTCGAGGCTACCGAGCTGCCCTTCCGACCCTGGACCACCATGGAGGAGGGCATCCAGCTGGTACGTGAGCTGGGCATGCTGGACTGGATCTACCGCGAGCCGCCCTCACCTCCCGCAGGCGAGCAGGGGCTGAGGCCAGCGCCTGAGGACGTGCCCTTCACGCAGGGCCTCCAGCGGCGCCTGCTAACGGCCGCACCCTCGGAGCTGCGGCTCTCGCTGGTCAGTCTGCTGGTCAAGGGCATGACAGTGCTGGAGGCGGTGATGGAGATCCAGACCATCGCCGACGTGGGCCTGCTCTGGCGTCAGAGCCAGCCGGGCCGCGCCAAGCTCATGTTGGGGCCCAACCCGACGCGCAAAGACCTCACGGGCTGGCTGCTGAGCCATGGCGTGCCCAAGGAGACGGTGGACAAGCAGCCCACCAAGGTGCTCCTGGAGCTGTACATCAAAGAGGCCAAGCGTAGCCGCAGCCACCCAGCCTACATGCTGGGGGACGAgcagcccccacctccaccctacTCAGACCAGGCCTGTGGGGAGGAGCCGCCTGTGCCAGTGCACCATGACTAG
- the LOC125089667 gene encoding Friend virus susceptibility protein 1-like isoform X2 yields MAERALALTQIRRGDRYYTYTELLAISRRFKQNPNELMITWILRVYDQGGPALSLNSGELALLGDLTSDAIFNYRCKTLRGGCKSLLTWLLLAWRQRWESFLHFEATELPFRPWTTMEEGIQLVRELGMLDWIYREPPSPPAGEQGLRPAPEDVPFTQGLQRRLLTAAPSELRLSLVSLLVKGMTVLEAVMEIQTIADVGLLWRQSQPGRAKLMLGPNPTRKDLTGWLLSHGVPKETVDKQPTKVLLELYIKEAKRSRSHPAYMLGDEQPPPPPYSDQACGEEPPVPVHHD; encoded by the coding sequence ATGGCTGAGAGAGCACTGGCACTCACCCAGATAAGGCGGGGGGACCGTTACTACACGTACACCGAGCTCCTGGCCATCTCACGGCGCTTCAAGCAGAACCCCAATGAGCTCATGATCACCTGGATCCTGCGCGTGTATGACCAGGGGGGCCCGGCCCTGTCCCTGAATTCTGGAGAGCTGGCCCTGCTGGGCGACCTGACCAGCGATGCCATCTTCAACTACCGCTGTAAGACCCTGCGGGGCGGCTGCAAGTCACTGCTCACCTGGCTGCTGCTGGCCTGGCGCCAGCGCTGGGAATCTTTCCTGCACTTCGAGGCTACCGAGCTGCCCTTCCGACCCTGGACCACCATGGAGGAGGGCATCCAGCTGGTACGTGAGCTGGGCATGCTGGACTGGATCTACCGCGAGCCGCCCTCACCTCCCGCAGGCGAGCAGGGGCTGAGGCCAGCGCCTGAGGACGTGCCCTTCACGCAGGGCCTCCAGCGGCGCCTGCTAACGGCCGCACCCTCGGAGCTGCGGCTCTCGCTGGTCAGTCTGCTGGTCAAGGGCATGACAGTGCTGGAGGCGGTGATGGAGATCCAGACCATCGCCGACGTGGGCCTGCTCTGGCGTCAGAGCCAGCCGGGCCGCGCCAAGCTCATGTTGGGGCCCAACCCGACGCGCAAAGACCTCACGGGCTGGCTGCTGAGCCATGGCGTGCCCAAGGAGACGGTGGACAAGCAGCCCACCAAGGTGCTCCTGGAGCTGTACATCAAAGAGGCCAAGCGTAGCCGCAGCCACCCAGCCTACATGCTGGGGGACGAgcagcccccacctccaccctacTCAGACCAGGCCTGTGGGGAGGAGCCGCCTGTGCCAGTGCACCATGACTAG
- the LOC125089555 gene encoding uncharacterized protein LOC125089555 isoform X3 translates to MSQRPQPHDKSTQPDVLPAAPSNIQKESPTSPSILHSRQVNTQDSRPIPYRHQVSIQEPLPVIHNHRVSTQEPPLVNSPWAGTQDTPSVTHSRRVSTEDTPATVSSHRVSVQDAPSVSYSHHFSTQDVPPNFQTHYFNIQNSPLMTTNSLTNIESDTHSRSQASSDSHWPRRWSSHSSIQGLTPPVRAKVDVPPSITHSPTVSIKSVESVIWSSQESFKGSVDSAQSNQSTLENNIQSTQASRSKEINADRFQNRGRHSHSQLPMGWRLLHGAKKISRQLSLALSLVGMMIIGFISLGQPWIHFQVPLRPPEHPDGFLTIPINTVLFVQCPDISCLHDYDQNVYLLDFAWAFLILASIASFCLCILLINIIFFTSSNLSMLDFSNVIISLLAGTSIILGVLFYLLQAREYLQEGMTYKLGLSFYLAWIGVFVFLMTGFFSYLNYMNFWSILALQAIWT, encoded by the exons ATGTCCCAGAGGCCCCAACCTCACGACAAGAGCACCCAGCCAGATGTCCTTCCAGCAGCTCCCAGTAATATCCAAAAGGAGAGCCCAACCTCTCCATCCATTCTCCACAGTCGCCAGGTCAACACCCAAGACTCTCGGCCCATTCCCTACAGGCATCAGGTCAGCATCCAAGAACCCTTGCCCGTTATCCACAATCACCGG GTCAGCACCCAAGAACCTCCATTAGTCAACAGTCCCTGGGCCGGTACCCAAGACACACCATCTGTCACCCACAGTCGTCGTGTCAGTACTGAGGACACACCAGCCACTGTTAGCAGTCACCGGGTCAGTGTCCAAGATGCACCATCAGTTAGCTACAGTCATCACTTCAGCACCCAAGATGTTCCACCCAATTTCCAAACTCACTACTTCAACATTCAAAATTCTCCGTTAATGACTACCAACTCCCTGACTAATATAGAGTCAGATACCCACAGCAGAAGTCAAGCTAGTAGCGATAGCCACTGGCCAAGACGCTGGAGTTCTCACTCAAGTATTCAAGGCCTCACACCGCCAGTCAGGGCTAAAGTCGATGTCCCCCCTTCAATTACTCACAGCCCCACAGTCAGTATCAAAAGCGTTGAATCAGTCATCTGGTCCTCCCAGGAGAGTTTCAAAGGCTCTGTGGACAGCGCCCAATCCAACCAAAGTACTCTAGAAAATAATATCCAGAGCACACAGGCAAGCAGATCCAAAGAGATCAATGCTGACAG GTTTCAGAACAGGGGTAGACACAGCCATTCACAGCTGCCCATGGGCTGGCGGCTGCTGCATGGAGCCAAGAAGATCAGCCGTCAACTGAGTCTGGCACTAAGCCTGGTTGGCATGATGATCATCGGTTTCATCTCTCTGGGCCAGCCCTGGATCCACTTCCAGGTGCCACTCAGACCTCCTGAGCACCCTGATGGCTTCTTGACCATCCCCATCAACACTGTCCTCTTTGTGCAGTGCCCTGACATCTCCTGCCTACATGATTACGACCAGAATGTTT attTGCTGGACTTTGCCTGGGCCTttctcatcctcgccagcatcgcCAGCTTCTGCCTCTGCATTTTACTCATAAACATCATCTTCTTCACCAGCTCCAACTTGTCCATGCTGGACTTCTCCAACGTCATCATCAGCCTCCTGGCAG GGACCAGCATCATCTTGGGTGTCCTGTTCTACCTGCTGCAGGCCAGGGAGTACTTGCAGGAAGGCATGACTTACAAGCTGGGGCTCAGCTTCTACCTGGCATGGATCGGCGTCTTTGTCTTCCTGATGACTG ggtTCTTTTCCTATCTCAACTACATGAATTTCTGGTCCATCCTGGCGCTCCAGGCCATCTGGACTTAG
- the LOC125089555 gene encoding uncharacterized protein LOC125089555 isoform X1, with translation MSQRPQPHDKSTQPDVLPAAPSNIQKESPTSPSILHSRQVNTQDSRPIPYRHQVSIQEPLPVIHNHRVSIQEPLPIIHNRQVSTQEPPLVNSPWAGTQDTPSVTHSRRVSTEDTPATVSSHRVSVQDAPSVSYSHHFSTQDVPPNFQTHYFNIQNSPLMTTNSLTNIESDTHSRSQASSDSHWPRRWSSHSSIQGLTPPVRAKVDVPPSITHSPTVSIKSVESVIWSSQESFKGSVDSAQSNQSTLENNIQSTQASRSKEINADRFQNRGRHSHSQLPMGWRLLHGAKKISRQLSLALSLVGMMIIGFISLGQPWIHFQVPLRPPEHPDGFLTIPINTVLFVQCPDISCLHDYDQNVYLLDFAWAFLILASIASFCLCILLINIIFFTSSNLSMLDFSNVIISLLAGTSIILGVLFYLLQAREYLQEGMTYKLGLSFYLAWIGVFVFLMTGFFSYLNYMNFWSILALQAIWT, from the exons ATGTCCCAGAGGCCCCAACCTCACGACAAGAGCACCCAGCCAGATGTCCTTCCAGCAGCTCCCAGTAATATCCAAAAGGAGAGCCCAACCTCTCCATCCATTCTCCACAGTCGCCAGGTCAACACCCAAGACTCTCGGCCCATTCCCTACAGGCATCAGGTCAGCATCCAAGAACCCTTGCCCGTTATCCACAATCACCGGGTCAGCATCCAAGAACCCCTACCCATTATCCACAATCGCCAGGTCAGCACCCAAGAACCTCCATTAGTCAACAGTCCCTGGGCCGGTACCCAAGACACACCATCTGTCACCCACAGTCGTCGTGTCAGTACTGAGGACACACCAGCCACTGTTAGCAGTCACCGGGTCAGTGTCCAAGATGCACCATCAGTTAGCTACAGTCATCACTTCAGCACCCAAGATGTTCCACCCAATTTCCAAACTCACTACTTCAACATTCAAAATTCTCCGTTAATGACTACCAACTCCCTGACTAATATAGAGTCAGATACCCACAGCAGAAGTCAAGCTAGTAGCGATAGCCACTGGCCAAGACGCTGGAGTTCTCACTCAAGTATTCAAGGCCTCACACCGCCAGTCAGGGCTAAAGTCGATGTCCCCCCTTCAATTACTCACAGCCCCACAGTCAGTATCAAAAGCGTTGAATCAGTCATCTGGTCCTCCCAGGAGAGTTTCAAAGGCTCTGTGGACAGCGCCCAATCCAACCAAAGTACTCTAGAAAATAATATCCAGAGCACACAGGCAAGCAGATCCAAAGAGATCAATGCTGACAG GTTTCAGAACAGGGGTAGACACAGCCATTCACAGCTGCCCATGGGCTGGCGGCTGCTGCATGGAGCCAAGAAGATCAGCCGTCAACTGAGTCTGGCACTAAGCCTGGTTGGCATGATGATCATCGGTTTCATCTCTCTGGGCCAGCCCTGGATCCACTTCCAGGTGCCACTCAGACCTCCTGAGCACCCTGATGGCTTCTTGACCATCCCCATCAACACTGTCCTCTTTGTGCAGTGCCCTGACATCTCCTGCCTACATGATTACGACCAGAATGTTT attTGCTGGACTTTGCCTGGGCCTttctcatcctcgccagcatcgcCAGCTTCTGCCTCTGCATTTTACTCATAAACATCATCTTCTTCACCAGCTCCAACTTGTCCATGCTGGACTTCTCCAACGTCATCATCAGCCTCCTGGCAG GGACCAGCATCATCTTGGGTGTCCTGTTCTACCTGCTGCAGGCCAGGGAGTACTTGCAGGAAGGCATGACTTACAAGCTGGGGCTCAGCTTCTACCTGGCATGGATCGGCGTCTTTGTCTTCCTGATGACTG ggtTCTTTTCCTATCTCAACTACATGAATTTCTGGTCCATCCTGGCGCTCCAGGCCATCTGGACTTAG
- the LOC125089555 gene encoding outer dense fiber protein 4-like isoform X4, giving the protein MSFQQLPVISKRRAQPLHPFSTVARSTPKTLGPFPTGISPTVSIKSVESVIWSSQESFKGSVDSAQSNQSTLENNIQSTQASRSKEINADRFQNRGRHSHSQLPMGWRLLHGAKKISRQLSLALSLVGMMIIGFISLGQPWIHFQVPLRPPEHPDGFLTIPINTVLFVQCPDISCLHDYDQNVYLLDFAWAFLILASIASFCLCILLINIIFFTSSNLSMLDFSNVIISLLAGTSIILGVLFYLLQAREYLQEGMTYKLGLSFYLAWIGVFVFLMTGFFSYLNYMNFWSILALQAIWT; this is encoded by the exons ATGTCCTTCCAGCAGCTCCCAGTAATATCCAAAAGGAGAGCCCAACCTCTCCATCCATTCTCCACAGTCGCCAGGTCAACACCCAAGACTCTCGGCCCATTCCCTACAGGCATCAG CCCCACAGTCAGTATCAAAAGCGTTGAATCAGTCATCTGGTCCTCCCAGGAGAGTTTCAAAGGCTCTGTGGACAGCGCCCAATCCAACCAAAGTACTCTAGAAAATAATATCCAGAGCACACAGGCAAGCAGATCCAAAGAGATCAATGCTGACAG GTTTCAGAACAGGGGTAGACACAGCCATTCACAGCTGCCCATGGGCTGGCGGCTGCTGCATGGAGCCAAGAAGATCAGCCGTCAACTGAGTCTGGCACTAAGCCTGGTTGGCATGATGATCATCGGTTTCATCTCTCTGGGCCAGCCCTGGATCCACTTCCAGGTGCCACTCAGACCTCCTGAGCACCCTGATGGCTTCTTGACCATCCCCATCAACACTGTCCTCTTTGTGCAGTGCCCTGACATCTCCTGCCTACATGATTACGACCAGAATGTTT attTGCTGGACTTTGCCTGGGCCTttctcatcctcgccagcatcgcCAGCTTCTGCCTCTGCATTTTACTCATAAACATCATCTTCTTCACCAGCTCCAACTTGTCCATGCTGGACTTCTCCAACGTCATCATCAGCCTCCTGGCAG GGACCAGCATCATCTTGGGTGTCCTGTTCTACCTGCTGCAGGCCAGGGAGTACTTGCAGGAAGGCATGACTTACAAGCTGGGGCTCAGCTTCTACCTGGCATGGATCGGCGTCTTTGTCTTCCTGATGACTG ggtTCTTTTCCTATCTCAACTACATGAATTTCTGGTCCATCCTGGCGCTCCAGGCCATCTGGACTTAG
- the LOC125089555 gene encoding uncharacterized protein LOC125089555 isoform X2, whose product MSQRPQPHDKSTQPDVLPAAPSNIQKESPTSPSILHSRQVNTQDSRPIPYRHQVSIQEPLPVIHNHRVSIQEPLPIIHNRQVSTQEPPLVNSPWAGTQDTPSVTHSRRVSTEDTPATVSSHRVSVQDAPSVSYSHHFSTQDVPPNFQTHYFNIQNSPLMTTNSLTNIESDTHSRSQASSDSHWPRRWSSHSSIQGLTPPVRAKVDVPPSITHSPTVSIKSVESVIWSSQESFKGSVDSAQSNQSTLENNIQSTQASRSKEINADRFQNRGRHSHSQLPMGWRLLHGAKKISRQLSLALSLVGMMIIGFISLGQPWIHFQVPLRPPEHPDGFLTIPINTVLFVQCPDISCLHDYDQNVYLLDFAWAFLILASIASFCLCILLINIIFFTSSNLSMLDFSNVIISLLAGKHSWRVIAKSRISNTRTSCCLVCKKYLSNLFSSSSQLLKYKGPASSWVSCSTCCRPGSTCRKA is encoded by the exons ATGTCCCAGAGGCCCCAACCTCACGACAAGAGCACCCAGCCAGATGTCCTTCCAGCAGCTCCCAGTAATATCCAAAAGGAGAGCCCAACCTCTCCATCCATTCTCCACAGTCGCCAGGTCAACACCCAAGACTCTCGGCCCATTCCCTACAGGCATCAGGTCAGCATCCAAGAACCCTTGCCCGTTATCCACAATCACCGGGTCAGCATCCAAGAACCCCTACCCATTATCCACAATCGCCAGGTCAGCACCCAAGAACCTCCATTAGTCAACAGTCCCTGGGCCGGTACCCAAGACACACCATCTGTCACCCACAGTCGTCGTGTCAGTACTGAGGACACACCAGCCACTGTTAGCAGTCACCGGGTCAGTGTCCAAGATGCACCATCAGTTAGCTACAGTCATCACTTCAGCACCCAAGATGTTCCACCCAATTTCCAAACTCACTACTTCAACATTCAAAATTCTCCGTTAATGACTACCAACTCCCTGACTAATATAGAGTCAGATACCCACAGCAGAAGTCAAGCTAGTAGCGATAGCCACTGGCCAAGACGCTGGAGTTCTCACTCAAGTATTCAAGGCCTCACACCGCCAGTCAGGGCTAAAGTCGATGTCCCCCCTTCAATTACTCACAGCCCCACAGTCAGTATCAAAAGCGTTGAATCAGTCATCTGGTCCTCCCAGGAGAGTTTCAAAGGCTCTGTGGACAGCGCCCAATCCAACCAAAGTACTCTAGAAAATAATATCCAGAGCACACAGGCAAGCAGATCCAAAGAGATCAATGCTGACAG GTTTCAGAACAGGGGTAGACACAGCCATTCACAGCTGCCCATGGGCTGGCGGCTGCTGCATGGAGCCAAGAAGATCAGCCGTCAACTGAGTCTGGCACTAAGCCTGGTTGGCATGATGATCATCGGTTTCATCTCTCTGGGCCAGCCCTGGATCCACTTCCAGGTGCCACTCAGACCTCCTGAGCACCCTGATGGCTTCTTGACCATCCCCATCAACACTGTCCTCTTTGTGCAGTGCCCTGACATCTCCTGCCTACATGATTACGACCAGAATGTTT attTGCTGGACTTTGCCTGGGCCTttctcatcctcgccagcatcgcCAGCTTCTGCCTCTGCATTTTACTCATAAACATCATCTTCTTCACCAGCTCCAACTTGTCCATGCTGGACTTCTCCAACGTCATCATCAGCCTCCTGGCAG GAAAACATTCTTGGAGAGTGATAGCAAAGTCAAGAATAAGCAACACTCGAACTTCCTGTTGCCTTGTGTGCAAGAAGTATTTATCCAATTTGTTCAGCAGCTCTTCCCAATTGTTGAAATATAAG GGACCAGCATCATCTTGGGTGTCCTGTTCTACCTGCTGCAGGCCAGGGAGTACTTGCAGGAAGGCATGA